In the genome of Streptomyces sp. SAI-127, the window GACCTTAACGAGACGGAGGCGCCGTCCGCAGGCGGGGCGGGTGATCAGACGCCGGTGGGGGACTGGTCGGATCGGTCGGGTCGGTCGCCGTGCTGTACGCGGCGGAACAGCAGGTCGTTCACGACATGTCCTTTGTCCAGTCCCTGCCCCTCGAAACGAGTCAGCGGCCGGAAGTCGGGACGCGACGCAAAACCGCCGTCGGCCTGTGTGTTCTCGAAATCGGGATGCGCCGTGAGCACGTCGAGCATCTGCTCGGCGTACGGTTCCCAGTCGGTCGCGCAGTGCACCAGCGCCCCCGGCCGCAGCCGCGTCGCGGCCAGGTCCAGGAACTCCGGCTGGATCAGCCGCCGCTTGTGGTGCCGCTTCTTGGGCCAGGGGTCGGGGAAGTAGACGCGCAGCCCGTCGAGCGAGTCCTCGGTGAGCATCTCGCGCAGCAGGATGATGGCGTCGCCGTTGCCGACCCGGACGTTGGACAGTTTCTGCTGCTCGGCGAGGTTGAGCAGGTTCCCCTGCCCAGGGGTGTGCACATCGACGGCGAGGATGTTGATCCCCGGCTCCGCGGCGGCCATCTGCGCGGTGGCCTCACCCATCCCGAAGCCGATCTCCAGCACGACCGGGTGGTCGTTGCCGAACATCTCGGCGAGGTCGATCGTGCGCTGCCCGTCGATGTCGAGGCCCCATGTGGGCCACAGCCGCTGCAACGCGTCCGCCTGCCCCGCCGTCACCCGACTGCGGCGCGGCTGAAAACTCCGGATCCGCCGCTCGAAGTGCGATCCCGCGGGATCGGCACTGGGCCCGTCGGGAAACCGCGGCTCCCCTTTGGCCCGGGTGTGCCGAACGGGGGCACCGGGGGCGTGCGGAGCGGACTCGCCGGCGGCGGGCCGGGACCGGGGGGCTTCGGGGGCGTTGAGGGAGTCAGACACAGTGGGGTCGATTTTACGGTGACCTCGGGGACGAACGCCGCGCAGGGATGCTCCGGCCGTTACGTCCGGGTGGGGCTTCTGGGCTGTCGCGTCCGGGGCGGGGCGTCTGAGTCGTCGCGTCCGGGCCCATCCCGTCCGGGTGTCTGCGTTCGGGGCGTCACGGACGGGTGGCGGCACCCGCACCGTCACACCGAGCGCAGCGCCTCCAGCGCCCGGCGGGCCACCTCCCGCCCGATCGGCAGGGAAGCCGTCGCCGCGGGCGAGGGCGCGTTCAGCACGTGTACCGCCCGAGCCCCCTCGCGGAT includes:
- the trmB gene encoding tRNA (guanosine(46)-N7)-methyltransferase TrmB is translated as MSDSLNAPEAPRSRPAAGESAPHAPGAPVRHTRAKGEPRFPDGPSADPAGSHFERRIRSFQPRRSRVTAGQADALQRLWPTWGLDIDGQRTIDLAEMFGNDHPVVLEIGFGMGEATAQMAAAEPGINILAVDVHTPGQGNLLNLAEQQKLSNVRVGNGDAIILLREMLTEDSLDGLRVYFPDPWPKKRHHKRRLIQPEFLDLAATRLRPGALVHCATDWEPYAEQMLDVLTAHPDFENTQADGGFASRPDFRPLTRFEGQGLDKGHVVNDLLFRRVQHGDRPDRSDQSPTGV